The genomic DNA GGATTCCTCCACTCTTCACCTATTTTCCGTacttaaacattaaaaaaaaaaaaaaagtcataatTTGGTGCCTTTCTACCTCAACTTTTATTTGCTtttctcattttcttcttctttcatcTTACTCTCACTTTTTTAGGAAACTGTATTTtgctaaatattttattttaaatatattttatccaAATGATAATAGTTAAATCCATCTAATTAAAATGCTGAATCGATCttgaaaaaatataataattttttatttttatttttgataaaataaaataatacgaTGCTACAAGTGTAATACtaaaacttaatttaataaatttaactggaagaaaactaaaattaaaaattaaaaaaaaattagaattttaattttaaacatgGGAAGCTTAAACTATATTCAGTTTAAAAGTaacaaaagaagaaaaacacAGTAAGAGAGAGGGAAGTTAAGAAATAATTGTTATATATAGAAAAAgaatttaaggttttttttttttttttggtcagaAATTGTGTTCAGATGAAGAGTTGTAGCAATTTACTGTTGGTATGAATTTGTTGTTGTGAAAACTAATTGAAAGAATTGCTTCAACTGTCTGTTATTTATAGTTGGAAGAGAAATCAgcaaaggagaaagcaatcgatgAGTGGCTGCCAATCACCTCATCAAGAAATGCAAAATGGTGGTATTCAGCTTTCCACAATGTCACCGCTATGGTGGGAGCTGGTGTCCTCAGTCTCCCTTACGCCATGGCAGAACTCGGATGGTACGCTCACCAACCGTTCACTAAAATTACCCAATCAAAGATGAGACAAGAAATCCAAccattttttgttcttttttaacTTGGTTTCAGGGGTCCTGGTGTGACTGTTCTAATCCTATCATGGATTATTACCCTATATACACTATGGCAAATGGTTGAAATGCATGAAATGGTTCCTGGAAGACGTTTCGATAGATACCATGAACTGGGTCAATATGCCtttggtgaaaaacttggcctctACATTGTGGTGCCACAGCAACTTATTGTTGAAGTTGGTGTCTGCATTGTTTATATGGTTACTGGTGGCAAATCATTGCAGAAGTTCCATGACACTGTTTGCAGTACCTGCAAACATATAAAACTAACTTATTTCATCATGATTTTTGCCTCTGTTCACTTTGTCCTCTCTCACCTTCCCAACTTCAACTCCATTTCGGGTGTCTCCTTGGCTGCCGCCGTCATGTCTTTGAGGTATCAAATCATTTTATATGCCATTTCCAATAAATTAAACCGACCCCCGAAAGTAAAGTCTCAATGTTAATGTTTGATGATTGTCTCGACATACAGTTATTCTACCATTGCTTGGGGAGCTTCAGTGGATAAGGGAGTTCAACCAGATGTGCAATATGGCTACAAAGCTAAGACTACAGCAGGAACAGTTTTCAACTTCTTCAGTGCCTTGGGGGATGTGGCTTTTGCCTATGCTGGCCACAATGTAGTGTTGGAGATCCAAGCTACAATCCCCTCTACACCTGAGAAGCCATCGAAGGGACCAATGTGGAGAGGTGTTATCGTTGCCTATATCGTTGTAGCCTTGTGCTACTTCCCTGTCGCTTTAGTCGGGTATTGGATGTTTGGCAATTCAGTCCAAGACAACATCCTCATCTCATTAGAGAAACCAGCATGGCTTATTGCAATGGCTAACATGTttgtcgttgttcatgttattggAAGCTACCAGGTTCATATTTGATCAATTTCATTCAAGATAACATCCTCATCTCAGACCAGATAATTGATTAGATTTTGGGTTTAACTTGTGTCTTTGGATATGCAGATCTATGCGATGCCAGTTTTTGACATGATGGAAACCGTATTAGTTAAGAAATTAAATTTCAAGCCGAGTACAACACTTCGATTCATTGTCCGCAAT from Gossypium arboreum isolate Shixiya-1 chromosome 9, ASM2569848v2, whole genome shotgun sequence includes the following:
- the LOC108457379 gene encoding lysine histidine transporter 1-like codes for the protein MGTQAPPENGYGRSNSLEEKSAKEKAIDEWLPITSSRNAKWWYSAFHNVTAMVGAGVLSLPYAMAELGWGPGVTVLILSWIITLYTLWQMVEMHEMVPGRRFDRYHELGQYAFGEKLGLYIVVPQQLIVEVGVCIVYMVTGGKSLQKFHDTVCSTCKHIKLTYFIMIFASVHFVLSHLPNFNSISGVSLAAAVMSLSYSTIAWGASVDKGVQPDVQYGYKAKTTAGTVFNFFSALGDVAFAYAGHNVVLEIQATIPSTPEKPSKGPMWRGVIVAYIVVALCYFPVALVGYWMFGNSVQDNILISLEKPAWLIAMANMFVVVHVIGSYQIYAMPVFDMMETVLVKKLNFKPSTTLRFIVRNLYVAFTMFIGITFPFFGGLLGFFGGFAFAPTTYFLPCVMWLAIYKPRKFSLSWWTNWICIVFGLMLMILSPIGGLRQIILQAKDYEFYS